ATATAAACCAGGGATTACACACATAAGGATATATACAAAGACAATATGCAGAGATACAACGTTCTAATTGTAACGGGTATAAACTAAGCCAACTCAAGGATTACACGTGTAAAGGCAAAAGGTCACTTGACCAGAGAGTGATAAAGATGACCGTTGAAATTGTATTGTATTGAAATGAGCTTTACTATTGTTGAACTTGATAGGAGGCTGCTTTACTATTGTTGAACTTGATAGGAGGCTTCTAGACCATTGTTGGGCTCCTTCTTGATATTGTTAGTGGGCTTCTTCTTTATAGGTATGTGGTTCTGGATTGCAGATGGCCTTTATTACAgtattttctttcattcatttACTTCTTCTTCACTACTTGTCTTTTTGGCCTTAGTTGGTATGCCATAGATTGAAGAATTATTtgcattaaaagaaaagaaaaatattaatatgcTGAAATGGGTTTGGAAATCTTAGGGGAATTTGGGAGGGACTCGAAATGCATTATTTAGGTAAGGCATTCTCTGCTGGTACCTGACACTTTGCCATCTATACGCTCAAGACTGGTAACTTCTAGAAGCTTAAGCTCTTTGACTTGTAGTTGTGCATTGTTGATGGTCACTAATGCAagcattttcttctttctttacctTTTATTTTGGTTAGAAAACTGGAATGATGATGGTATCCACAGAatcgaaaaaagaaaagaaatgaaaattgaaatgcATTATTTAGGTAAGGCATTCTCTGCAGGGACCCGACACTTTGCCATCTATACGCTTAAGACTGGTAATTTCTAGAACCTTAAGCTCTTTGACTTGTAGTTGTGCATTGTTGATGGTCACTAATGCAagcattttcttctttctttacctTTTGTTTTGGTTAGAAAACTGGAATGATGATGGTATCCACagaatcaaaaaaagaaaagaaacgaaAATTGAAATGGTGTTTATATATTGCCTCATGAGTTTGTCTTGAACAGGGTGGTGCCGATGAAGGCGAAGATCTTTGAAGTGCGGCACTGAGGGAGTTGAGGAGAGAAGAAACGGGTGTCACTTCAGCAGAATTTGTTGCGGAGGTATATTGttagattttattttaattataaatgtgAATCTTGCCACATCTTAAAATGTGAATAGTAATATAGACCACATGTTTTCCTGCACTAATTTTGCTATTGGGAATTGGGATATATAGGTGCCTTATTGGTTGACATATGATTTTCCATTTGAAGCTAAAGGTCAAGCACAGACGTGGTAAGGAGGCCATCTAATCAGTTGCGTCTTAGTGCTTGAAGCTTCTTCCCGCACTTGAATGAGGTGGAAGATTGTCTTGTGTTTTATGTTGTTTCAGGTTTTATCATTTGCATTGGCTTAGATTTATTATTTCCTATTATTGATTGTTCAATAGTCAGTTGTCACTCTGTGTTGCATGGCAttcaggaaaaaagaagaagtttgaGTAATATGAATAGTTGGGTAATGGTTATTTTGAGCTTTTTCATGATGTGGTATATTGATTTGGTTAATGTATCTGTATTGTTCGTGGCGTACTTAGCATTGCTTTGTACACTATTGCTCGTAGAATCATATATAACAATATCCTGTTACCTTAATCTTCATACTATAACGCGATTTACACTGATTATGCTGAGTTGGTCCACCCCACTGAGTATCAAATACCCTTCTTGATGTTGGTTCAGTCAATAAATAAGTCACTCCAAGGCTTTCTGGAAGTCATGTTCTTGCCTTTTATAACTTATGATTTCATAAACATTGCTAGACTATATTATTCTGTTACAGGTTTCTTTTAAAGTTCACGGGAAGAGGTGAAGAGATTAATCTCATGGGGTGATGGATCTGAAAAGCCAGAATTTGAGTAGTAGTCATGGATGTTTCCAGAACAATTGTTAGAGCTTGTAAGTGAACCTTAACAGCATAAATCATACTCACGAATTGGTGGATTTTGATGGGATCGATACTTCTAATACGTTTTGTGGTTTCTACGAGGTGTTTAGTCCCTATCTTATGGAGCATGTGAACTACGGCAATTAATCTTCACCTGAAAAAAAGAAGCTGATGGCAGAGAAGTGCACTGGCAAGTTTTGTGGTTTCTACGAGGCATTTTTCAGGTAGTTCTCGCTGGGTTTTCTTTAGATTTGGCAGTCACATGGGACAGAATGTTCCTTTTTGATAAATGTTAAATGGCCAATTGCTCTGGTTACCTGAAAAAGGGAAGCTGATTGATGAGAAGTGCCCCTGGAAGTTCCAATGGTTTAATGAGGAAACTTTCAGGTAGTATTCACtggattttcttttaatttagcAATTACATGGAACGTGTAGACGATAAACGTCCAAAATTATGAAGGCGGCCACCGGTAATCTGCAAGTTCAGAACAGTAAAGACCGTGACGTTGGTAACACCGGTAATATCTTTGAATGAGGAATTCAGAGAGAACAAgaatttaagagagagagagagaataagagcATAGATTTGATACTTCGaatttttcgaactctttttgaTGGAAGGGTCCCTGTATTTATAGTCACCAATCACCAAATCACGAGGGGCTCACGGGAGAGCACCTGTCTAGGGTCTCCCATGCTGATATTCTTTAATCGCCCCGTTAAAAGGCAAAGAGGTCAACGAAAAGAAGTGTTGTCTGGACTCAAAAGCAATGGTCCGGCTGGAACAAGATCATGGGCCCAAGATGAGATCAGTGAGCAAGAAGAAAGTGGGCTTGTCTTGTTTGGGCCTCAGCCTTGGTTGAACTTTGGGCAACCGCTGGAGTGCTGGACCTATATTCCATTTTAGGCCACAGGCTTATTTTGGGCTTGCTCGGATTGTGGGCATGAGGCCTCTTGTTTGGGCCGGGAGCCTGGGTTGAACTTTGGGCAAACGCTAGAACTATATTCCATTTTAGGCCGAAAGCTTATTGGGCTAGCTCAGATTGTGGTGGTCCTGATAGGCCTCTCCTTGACCCTGACCCAAGGGCTCATACCTTTTGTCTAACTCTTGGACCTGCTAACCGGAGACACGTCTGGTACGATTTTGGCCCATACAGAACACAATGTTCCTTTTCATAAATTTCTTGTTCGGAAAGGGACTTTGTCGCAACAGTCATTGGCTTCGATAGTTTTTTCGTTGTCCTGCAATTTGAGATCTAGACTGGTTTAGAATGTGaaagttgaagaagatgaaacTAGACAATCCTTTCGTTGTCCTGAAATTTGTACTAGCATCCAAAACTAAAGTCGAAGGCTATTTTTACATTTCTCATCAAATTATTAATTTCCTAGATTATCAACGAAGGACCATCAAATTGTGCCCATCCATTTGGGTTAATAACTCCACAAACTATCAACAAAGATAAGACTCGCTCCATCCTTGGGCTATAGATACTGGCTGATGTGGCTTTCTGTAGATTCGTTgccatataaataaaaaataaaaaaaacttaaagaGTGATCTAACTACTAAGCATATATAAGTTTTTGACGCTTCCAGAATTTACAAGTTTTCGCCATTCAGGTGACTTCTACCAATTATCATACCTTTGCAGCGCTGTGCTGGATGTTCAATCTCCAAATTTCAGTAGCTTACGCTGCTACCCAATAAACTTCCACTTAGCAATTCTGAATGCTATAGGGAGACATAGGCTTCATAGGCACCTATGCTATCAAAAATTCAATCAGTGACAGCAAGGATAATGGAATGAAAATTACAGTCTACTCATCGTAAtacaaatcataatcaacaaTGGCGAGGATGAAAAGAGCGGGCACCTAGGAGTTCAAATTGTTAGTTTTGTACACCAGAAAAGGTTTGTCGCCTGTATAACTAGATGCCAATGCCTTTCCAGCACAGGTTGGCTGGGAGAATGCCAACTGTGATTGTTCAACGACAAAACCCATGCAAAAGCTTCTCCTGCACAAGAGAGCTCCAGAAACATTAGCCATTAGTGGCAGTTGAAGTTGAACTACAGAAGCGTCAAGCACCTAATCAGACTTCCATCCCAAAAAACCAAGAACaaaatttgtttgttttcacTTGGAATTTCAGCCTATCATTTTTCAAAAGCACACAGCCAAGCGCACAAAATTGTTGGACTTTTGAAGGGATGGAAAGTCAATCCAGCACA
The window above is part of the Tripterygium wilfordii isolate XIE 37 chromosome 3, ASM1340144v1, whole genome shotgun sequence genome. Proteins encoded here:
- the LOC119990320 gene encoding uncharacterized protein LOC119990320 — translated: MAEKCTGKFCGFYEAFFRVPVFIVTNHQITRGSRESTCLGSPMLIFFNRPVKRQRGQRKEVLSGLKSNGPAGTRSWAQDEISEQEESGLVLFGPQPWLNFGQPLECWTYIPF